The stretch of DNA CTTGGAATGTTGTATCTTAAAGGCATTGGAGTCaaaagagatgtgaagcaagcAACCAAATACTTCCTTGTGGCTGCAAATGCTGAACTACCTAAGGCTATTTATCAAATGGCCAAGATGTTACATGTTGCCGCCGGgatcaaaaagaacataaacatGCTGAAATTGGTAACTGATTTCCTTCAATGCAATGAGCTTTATATCCATATGGTTTAAGTGAAAATGAAAGTCTGAAAAAAATCTGATTGTGTTCTGTTTGGATTATTGCTTCAAAAGATTAGCTAATTGATAGTTCATCAATGGTATTTCCATGTCTTGCTCATTAATGAAAGATGTCTCGTTTTCTTTAATTGAGGTAGGAGTGGtctaagggcatctccattgGGAGATCACTATTTTGAagctcttatatttttttaggagtaaaaaatatacttttacaaaataagaactttgtgtttgttaattaaaattatacttcTCCAATGGTAAACTCTTATTGGAgttcttatttttgaatttttttttttaatataactaatttaaGTGGAACATTTAGTTTAACTTGTGAATATAGCTGTGAACTGCTCACTCACACGCTGAACATCTCTTGGATTGATGTTGAGTTGCCGATGAAAGTGGAAGCCATCTTCAGACCAGTAGGTGGGGATGTCACAGACGGTTGACTTCAAAGTAGAACGAGTTCTTGTTCTGCATGTTCAGCATCTGCTCATCAAATTCCTTTGTGCTCATCTTGCCACGGAACATAGCAGAGGCAGTGAGATAGTGTCCATGTCTTGGGTCTGCAGCACACATCATGTTCTTGGAGTCCCACATTTGCTGGGTGAGTTCAGGAACTGTGAGGGAACAGTACTGCTGAGAACCTCTTGATGTGAGAGGAGGAAATCCCACCATGAAGAAGTGAAGACGAGGGAATGGGATGAGATTCACAGCAAGCTTACGGAGGTCAGAGTTCAGCTGACCAGGGAACCTCAGACAGCAAGTCACACCAGACATGGTCGCAGAGATCAAGTGGTTCAAATCACCAACTGCAGACATTGAACAAACCAAGTATGTAAGCCATAGACacatacaacaaacaacatgATGAAGCACATCAACAAAGCTTGCAGAGGCAACTATATTATAAAGCAAACTGTATACTATCACAATTCCATAAACATCAAAAAACATGATGAAGCACAGTAACAAAACTTGCAGAGGCAACTATATTATCAAGCAGACtgtatattttcacaaatcCATAGACAAACCAATAGCACATGCCACtggaaacagtaacaaaacgATAGAGACTTGCAGATCAGAAATAGTGATACCAAACAATGACATAATCACTATCTAGACAACGCATATATGAACAAAGAACAACTAATCTTAGCATTCGTGAAGAGCAGTATAGGATAATGAGTCTTACAGCTGGGAGTAGTGAGTTTGAGAGTCCTGAAGCAGATATCGTACAAGACCTCGTTGTTGAGACCATGCACTCATCAGCATTCTCAACAAGCTGATTATAAGAATGTGAAGAAGGTTGAAACTTTGAAACTACAGAAATAAAAGTTCCAatcttttatcaaattttttagcAAACGAACAAACATTGGAAACTATATATATCCCTTTGATTTCAAATTAGCAAGTAGTTCACACCAAATCACTTCATACAACGGACAAAGGGGGAAATTGCAATACAAAAACGAAACAGAGGTTAAGATTTGACTGTACCGAGAGAAACCCATCTTCAGCTTCCTTCCCCACAGCAAATCTCCGTGAGTTCCATATCCAAACTCGTCGATAGATCAGAACCTCTGATGTGTTGTTTTGATTGCTTAATCATCACCTCAGACTGAAGATTGTTTAATCAAAAAGAGCAAAGAACGGAGATTGGTTAATCGCAAATATGAGAATTTGGGGAGTGAAGGTAGGAACGGTGCCGCAAAAGAGAtgtggagaagaaagagaaagaagagaaaaaaagaaaaaaattgttttttatatcaaaaataaaacctaTCATATGGCTACACGTACCAATAAGAGTTGATAAGAGTTGGTCTCAAAACTTACTAATTAAGAGGCAAGtcttatgtttttaatcaattttgatttatttttttgtcccaaataaataacaaaaaataagaatctTGCTAAAGTCTCCCAATGGACTTGCTCTAAGTACCTTAAAGGGTTTAGGGTGTAATACACTTATTTCTACTTATGGTTGTCTCTCTGCTATTTGATTTTCACTCTGTCTTGCTATTACAGTATTGTGAGTTAACATTTTTTGAGGAACTTTGTACTTGATCGCTTATTCACTTTGCTAGCATTTTGGTTGCAGGCTGCGGCTCTTTACAAGTCAGTAGCGGAAAGAGGACCATGGAGTTCTCTATCTAGATGGGCTCTAGAAGCTTACGTTAAAGGTGATTTGGGAAAGGCTTTTATATTGTACTCAAGAATGGCAGAGCTTGGTTACGAAGTAGCACAAAGTAACGCTGCATGGATCCTCGATAAATACGGTGAAAAGAGCATGTGTATGGGAGTTTCTGGATTTTGCACGGATAAAGAGAGGCAGGAGCGGGCTCATGATTTGTGGTTGCGTGCCTCTAAACAAGGAAACGACTATGCTGCTTTGCTTGTGGGAGATGCATATTACTACGGCCGGGTAAGTTTGCACTTGTTCACAAACTTAGTGTGCTGACTGATTCCTCATGATGCTTGTACTCGTGTTTTCTCAGGGTAAGGAGAGGGATTTTGTGCGTGCAGCAGAGGCATACATGTATGCAACATCTCAATCAAATGCACAAGCTATGTTCAACCTCGGTTACATGCATGAATATGGACAAGGGATTCCCTATGATCTCAATCTTGCTAAAAGTTACTACGATCAAGCCCTCGAGAACGAACCTGTCTCCAAATTGCCTAATATGTCTATCATGCTTGCTTTTGTGAGGTTGTGGATTCGCAGAAACTATGTTGATATTTCCATCATGGTGACTCTTCTTCTAGCCTTTATTATAACTGTTCTACATCTCCGTGAGAGACGGCGACACCTCAGAGTTCTTATCGGATCACATCGGTCCTGACGTTGCACAACCTCTCGTCATTGTGTCTATTGCTTTCACCAACGAATCCTgatgtgtttatatatgtaCAGGTTGATTAATACTAGTTGTGTAGTCGTGACACTGTACAGGTTGATTCCTATttgttttatatgtatataaattggTTTGTACTTTCTATCTAACTCActttgatttttgataaaatgatGTTTACTCGAATGAAATTTACGATTGAGGATCGaagtagttatatatatacgttaTATTTCAACAATAGACAACAATGGTCAAAGCCATTGGTagtaacttttatatcaagaaaACGTGGCTTGCAGAAAATGGTAGTGTTTATGACTTGcatgttttttaatttcttcttaattaaaCTGAATCAACGAATATGAATCATCGTTGAATATGCAATTTAATAATACGACATCCACGTACTTGCGTTTAAGCGGCCCTCACGTTGagccaaaaacaaataatgtgaCGAATGACGATAAGTTAATAACATAaagaaattgtatattttaaaactcCACTGAATATTTTCGCTCCTTATAATAATCATTAACATTCATTATTCGAAGTTAGTAACCACATTTCAGTTTCGTCTGTTTGTATCAATTTAATCGTCTTTCTCGTCTCGTAGGAGAAAAATGTCGTTGATGGATAATCTATTAGGTATCCTCCGCGTTCGTGTCAAACGCGGTGTAAACCTCGCCGTACGTGATGTCTCTAGCAGCGATCCTTACGTCGTCCTCAAGCTAGGTCGCCAggtttctctctatctctctgtctctctctcaaactaaTTTTCAGAAACATATATACAACAAGCTCAGAattcaaaactctttttttgcAGAAACTCAAAACTAGAGTGgtgaagaaaaacataaacccaCAATGGGAAGAAGATTTGACATTCACAGTCACCGACCCTAATCTCCCGCTCACTCtggtaaacattttttttaacatttcacTTTCTTAACCAAACCGGTCCGGTCCTAGAATTACAAAATCttatttggtttaaaaacaGATAGTGTACGACCACGACCTCTTCAGCAAAGACGACAAAATGGGAAACGCAGAGATCGATTTGAAACCGTACATAGAAGCTTTACGAATGGAGCTCTCAGGTTTACCAGAAGGAACCATCATAACAACGATCGGTCCAAACCGTGGAAACTGCTTAGCTGAAGAAAGCTACATCCGTTGGATCAACGACCGTATCGTTCAGAACATTTGTCTCCGACTCCGCAACGTCGAGCGTGGTGAAGTCGAGATCGAACTCCAATGGATTGATCTCCCCGGTTCTAAAGGcttgtaaacaaaaatttaacaattACTTATGGGCTTTTCTCCTATATTGTGCTAAGCCCATATACGAGAGTCCGGCTCGGTAATTTTAtacacacaaagaaaaaaaaaaaaaacatatactaaaattgaaaacatactTTATGATAaaagtatttaataaaatatgtgtgttTGAAGCCATTGGTTTTGCGTCTGCCCAAGACGACGGCACGAATTTTAGTGATTGATGTTTAGTTTAAAAGGAATCATCAAGTTATCGAAAGGACAAGATATTTTTTACGTTTTCGtatattctctctttttatttttcttttgttttttttccttttaacgaagtgaagaaaaaaaagaaaaagagatgaaaaagaTAACTTTTGTGCAGCAATAGCCAGCTTTTGAggaacacaatatatatataacttaaatttttttgaaactgagTAAGAAAAAGTTGGTAATTTTTCAGAtccttttttataatattctctgttctatttcttatatattctttttatagGTTCAGCCTTTTTATAGAACCCAAAACCGTGcaaaagaagattaaaataaaattttaataatatatataaaaaggtttTGTGAAAGCatctaatctatctatctatactACATTATATGCTTTTTTCATTGATTCGTAGCCGTAGATCGGTATTTGGTCtgatgttttcttttggtcGGGTGAAACTTTCGAAATTGTAAAACAGACCCttttattcttgatttataTCTTAAACATCCCCCTATGTTTATTATCATCCAAAAAGTAGTGAAAACATTGAGTTCGGGTCGGATGATGCTTAATGAAGCTGACTAGAGTGCCACGCCtctaattttgaatttgaattttcattTGTACCCCTAGCCCCCATCATTAACCTCTCTGCGCATGCCTCTCCTTTGGTTCTCacttctcactctctctcttcctctacttcttttacttttaataaaatccatttgtaaaattttaggaATACTAAAGTTATTTATTTGGACAATAATATCTTCGATCcatcaaaactaatttatttttacatatataattatgtttatagtaAATCGGTATGATTACTTTGcagatattttcaaaatcaaattatacgtggttaatttttgtttatgtctaCCATCTCTATTTGAATTTATTCATAAAAGCTAAAAACATTTCATATCAAATAGGAATCTTCATTAGCCATCATCCGTTCATTAGTGGGGGagtatttgatttgattacaATTAGAAGGCATGCTTTAGCTAAGCGTGTTAAAGCACAAACGCATGGACCTTCGGTTTGCGTGAGAAGTAGCATATGCAATGCATACATATAGTAACTtctaatgaaaaaattaatcataGATTCATAGATGtagtttatttcttttataattcaTGTAGATGTGTATACGGTACTTATGAGTAGtgattaataatcaaataatgaAATTTCCTTTTGTGATTCATAATTGTCCATTTCATCTTTTTACTTAATCGTCTATTTCTATTTGTTTCTGAAACAATCACCAATGAGACTCATAATAGTTAAAAAGgatataatttgtataaataagtTGCCATCATAATAATATGGTAAAAATCCGTCGAAACagcatattttgtaatctctaACCGCATGAGAACGATgcataaaataaagtaaataatcTACTTTTCAAATACAACGGCTAGCTCCAAATCGTAGAATTAAGTATTCAGCCGAATTAATTTTAGGTTGTGGAACATATACTATAACTCAAGTATATCTTTTGGTTTCTCGtgcatgctttttttttttttgtttttggttttctcatgCATGTTATCATTCGCATTGATTAACGTATTAAATGAGAATAGTTTGTCGATTTCTAAGACCAACTTTTTAATActattgaattttaatttttaaagcatAGTATATCCTAAAGgtgttaaaattagtcaaaattTGCTTTAGGAAACCTAATTATCTTTACcctcttttccattttttcccGTTTAAAGTGTTTGCATTTAGG from Camelina sativa cultivar DH55 chromosome 9, Cs, whole genome shotgun sequence encodes:
- the LOC104712971 gene encoding protein C2-DOMAIN ABA-RELATED 3-like, which encodes MSLMDNLLGILRVRVKRGVNLAVRDVSSSDPYVVLKLGRQKLKTRVVKKNINPQWEEDLTFTVTDPNLPLTLIVYDHDLFSKDDKMGNAEIDLKPYIEALRMELSGLPEGTIITTIGPNRGNCLAEESYIRWINDRIVQNICLRLRNVERGEVEIELQWIDLPGSKGL